A genome region from Fervidobacterium changbaicum includes the following:
- the murJ gene encoding murein biosynthesis integral membrane protein MurJ, which translates to MLSSLAFAIATFLSRVLGLVRDMLMASKFGTSWQADAYFVAILFPFFLRRVFGEGAMTSAFVPLYSESEDKDEFLSSVLTSFTVVLAIIVLVVVIFPDIVIYLFSSGAAPQTKELIRTLTRITAPSILFIFWWAITYSIENTRGKFFYPALTPIIPNIVIIVFMLIPGLGIYGPTWGFLIGEAAAFLALAYPLKRHKLRFTFRYTRDFLRLFWPSFLAMSISQINSIVDTNVVSYYSKGLGGGVSYLQYASRFYMLPYGLFGVAVATVILSTISNDRQNYSKHLRSGITSTLFFTVPAAVGLLVLDEPILRLFYEYGRFTAKDTRITAQVLNAYVVGLPFYGMYSTMARARHAMKDMKTPLKATTIVALTNVVMDLLVGLKYGPVGVALATSVAGIIGFLYLLAKEENKKLFEKDDLYIILSSLLMGISTYYFSSISQRRIWVIPSTIFGALVYLLFSAIFLRHRLKDFLKRRT; encoded by the coding sequence ATGCTAAGTAGTCTTGCATTCGCTATAGCAACGTTCCTATCAAGGGTTTTAGGCCTTGTTCGAGACATGCTCATGGCTTCCAAGTTTGGAACATCTTGGCAAGCTGATGCTTACTTCGTAGCCATCTTGTTCCCGTTTTTCTTAAGAAGGGTTTTTGGTGAAGGTGCAATGACTTCCGCGTTCGTACCGCTCTACAGTGAATCAGAGGATAAGGATGAGTTCTTGTCATCGGTTCTAACAAGTTTTACTGTAGTTTTAGCGATTATAGTCTTAGTGGTCGTGATATTTCCCGATATCGTTATATATCTGTTCAGCTCAGGCGCTGCACCACAGACTAAGGAACTAATCCGTACTTTAACAAGAATAACGGCACCTTCGATCCTCTTCATATTCTGGTGGGCTATAACGTACTCAATCGAGAACACGCGTGGCAAATTCTTTTACCCAGCACTGACACCGATTATTCCGAACATTGTAATAATAGTCTTCATGCTCATCCCGGGTTTGGGTATCTACGGACCCACCTGGGGTTTTTTAATAGGGGAAGCGGCAGCGTTTTTGGCACTGGCATATCCACTGAAAAGGCACAAGCTTCGTTTCACATTTAGGTACACACGTGATTTTCTAAGGTTATTCTGGCCCAGTTTCCTTGCAATGTCCATTTCTCAGATTAATAGTATAGTTGACACGAACGTAGTATCTTATTACAGCAAAGGACTTGGCGGTGGCGTTTCGTACCTTCAGTACGCATCAAGGTTTTACATGCTACCATACGGTTTATTCGGAGTGGCTGTGGCGACAGTTATACTCTCCACAATCAGTAACGATAGGCAAAACTACAGCAAACACTTAAGGAGTGGAATAACTTCAACGCTCTTTTTTACAGTTCCCGCAGCTGTTGGTCTTTTGGTTCTTGATGAACCGATCCTTAGATTATTCTACGAGTATGGGCGATTTACGGCCAAAGATACAAGAATCACCGCGCAGGTGCTAAATGCGTACGTTGTTGGTCTGCCGTTTTACGGTATGTACTCAACAATGGCTCGCGCACGTCATGCGATGAAGGACATGAAAACACCGCTGAAAGCGACAACAATAGTGGCTCTTACCAACGTGGTGATGGACCTTCTTGTTGGTTTAAAGTACGGACCCGTAGGTGTCGCATTAGCTACTAGCGTTGCGGGAATTATCGGGTTTTTGTATCTTCTTGCAAAGGAAGAGAACAAGAAACTTTTTGAAAAGGATGATTTATACATTATTTTGTCTTCTCTTCTGATGGGTATATCAACGTACTACTTTTCGAGTATTTCACAAAGACGCATATGGGTGATCCCATCAACAATCTTCGGCGCATTGGTTTACTTGCTCTTTTCAGCAATCTTTTTGAGACACAGGTTGAAGGATTTTTTGAAGAGAAGAACGTGA
- the rny gene encoding ribonuclease Y, producing MEILIYIVLAIAGIALGFYLGSTVGRKKAQEEIEKKLKAAKEDAESIIKNAEKEAAEIKKRMIIEAREEAHQIREEIEKERKRREEEIKQLEERILKREELLSKREEMLDKRESFVENLKIELEAKAKEIEAKEKEIQDKFTKLAGLTHEQAREIVLQEAREKYEHEIAKVFVQIKARYEEDAEKYAKKVIADAIQRYAPEYTGEVTISTVALPNDDMKGRLIGREGRNIRTFEKITGVDLIIDDTPEMVTLSSFNPLRREIARRTIERLVQDGRIHPARIEEMYEKAKAEVEKEIKEAGQEAVITVGVGGLHPEVIKLLGRLKFRTSYGQNVLNHSIEVAQIAGLLAAELGLNVDKAKRGGLLHDIGKALDHEVEGSHTVIGAEILKRYGESDEIINMIMAHHGEEEPITPEAAIVTAADAISAARPGARREDVESYIKRLMKLEEIAKSYKYVENAYAIQAGREIRVIVQPEKTDDATIEKLAHDIAMRIENELQYPGVLKVVVIREKRSISYAK from the coding sequence ATGGAGATTTTGATATACATAGTCTTAGCGATAGCAGGTATAGCATTGGGATTCTACCTTGGTAGCACGGTTGGTAGAAAAAAGGCACAGGAAGAGATTGAAAAGAAGCTCAAAGCTGCCAAAGAAGATGCCGAAAGTATAATAAAGAACGCTGAAAAAGAAGCAGCTGAGATAAAGAAAAGAATGATTATCGAAGCGCGTGAAGAAGCGCATCAGATTCGCGAAGAGATAGAAAAAGAAAGAAAAAGAAGAGAAGAAGAAATAAAGCAACTCGAGGAAAGGATTTTAAAGCGTGAGGAATTATTAAGTAAGCGTGAAGAGATGCTCGATAAGCGTGAAAGTTTCGTTGAAAACTTAAAGATAGAGCTGGAAGCAAAAGCGAAAGAAATTGAAGCAAAAGAAAAGGAAATTCAAGATAAGTTTACCAAACTCGCAGGGCTTACACACGAGCAAGCCAGAGAGATCGTGCTCCAAGAAGCCAGGGAAAAATACGAACATGAAATTGCAAAGGTTTTTGTCCAAATTAAGGCAAGGTACGAAGAAGATGCTGAAAAGTACGCAAAAAAGGTTATAGCGGATGCTATACAAAGGTACGCTCCTGAATACACCGGTGAGGTCACTATCAGCACCGTTGCTTTACCTAACGACGATATGAAAGGTCGGTTAATAGGAAGAGAAGGTAGGAATATCAGAACATTTGAAAAGATAACAGGTGTAGATCTCATCATTGACGATACTCCTGAAATGGTGACTTTAAGTTCGTTTAACCCATTGAGAAGAGAAATCGCAAGAAGGACTATAGAAAGATTGGTGCAAGATGGAAGAATTCACCCTGCTAGAATAGAAGAAATGTACGAGAAGGCGAAAGCAGAAGTTGAAAAAGAAATTAAAGAAGCGGGTCAAGAAGCGGTGATTACGGTTGGTGTCGGAGGACTGCATCCAGAAGTCATCAAGTTACTCGGTAGGTTAAAATTCAGGACAAGTTACGGACAGAATGTCTTAAATCACTCAATTGAGGTTGCTCAAATTGCAGGTTTGCTTGCCGCTGAGCTTGGTTTGAATGTGGATAAGGCCAAACGTGGAGGACTGTTGCATGACATAGGTAAGGCTCTTGATCATGAAGTTGAAGGCTCACATACAGTAATTGGTGCGGAAATTTTAAAGAGATACGGTGAATCCGATGAAATTATCAACATGATAATGGCACACCACGGAGAAGAAGAGCCAATTACACCAGAGGCGGCGATAGTTACCGCAGCGGATGCTATCTCTGCTGCAAGACCTGGTGCAAGAAGAGAAGATGTGGAAAGCTACATTAAAAGGTTGATGAAACTCGAAGAGATAGCAAAGAGCTACAAGTACGTTGAAAATGCATACGCGATCCAAGCTGGTAGGGAGATCAGAGTTATCGTCCAGCCGGAAAAAACAGACGATGCAACGATTGAAAAATTGGCGCACGACATTGCAATGAGGATTGAAAACGAACTGCAGTATCCAGGTGTACTGAAGGTGGTTGTGATAAGAGAAAAGCGCTCTATCTCTTACGCTAAGTAA
- a CDS encoding regulatory protein RecX produces the protein MRRKRQSKYKFEKFDEFDRSDVYGEGLENQNQYTHKGGSKKRANYDPLTVALRFIKFRARSQWEVENRLRREGFSEDVISQTIEKLKEKGFIDDEKFAYLYAYDSLVIHYKGPFRIRYELRQLHVDEYIIEDAIKKVLEEVDIQEIIEKLTKGLDEHKKREKLYRNGFGGDW, from the coding sequence ATGCGGAGAAAGCGACAAAGTAAATATAAATTTGAAAAATTTGACGAGTTTGATAGATCCGATGTCTACGGCGAGGGATTAGAAAATCAAAATCAATATACCCATAAAGGAGGCTCGAAAAAGAGAGCAAACTATGATCCACTTACCGTTGCGCTGAGATTTATTAAATTCAGGGCTAGGTCTCAGTGGGAAGTAGAAAACAGGCTTAGAAGGGAAGGATTTTCAGAAGACGTTATAAGTCAAACAATAGAAAAACTTAAAGAAAAGGGTTTCATAGATGATGAAAAATTTGCGTACCTTTACGCTTATGACAGCTTGGTGATCCACTACAAGGGCCCTTTTAGAATACGTTACGAACTCAGGCAACTACATGTGGATGAATATATCATAGAAGATGCTATAAAGAAAGTCCTTGAAGAGGTAGACATCCAGGAGATAATTGAAAAACTAACTAAAGGTTTAGACGAACACAAAAAGCGAGAAAAACTATACAGAAATGGTTTCGGAGGTGATTGGTAA
- the recA gene encoding recombinase RecA — protein sequence MSDEMKKDVLKKAISKIEKQYGKGSIMILGDENLVQSIEVVPSGSLAIDIASGVGGYPRGRIIEIYGPESSGKTTIALHAIASVQKQGGIAAFVDAEHALDLNYARNLGINLSELLISQPDYGEQALDIVDELVRSNAVDLIVIDSVAALVPRAEIEGAMGDAQIGLQARLMSQALRKLAGNVNKSKTVVIFINQTRMKIGVMYGNPETTTGGVALKFYATMRMEVRSSGKIVEGNEHIGNEITIKFVKNKVAPPFKTTTVDIIYGKGIVRENELFNIAVNEGLIDRRGSWFTYEALDGKEHSLGQGKTNAVSYLVEHPEIADEIEKRIREKYFSKPVAEETELTEGTKNAEKATK from the coding sequence ATGTCAGATGAAATGAAAAAAGATGTACTTAAGAAGGCCATTAGCAAAATTGAAAAGCAGTACGGTAAGGGCTCCATAATGATTCTGGGCGATGAAAACCTCGTCCAGAGCATAGAAGTTGTTCCCAGTGGGTCACTCGCTATCGATATCGCTTCTGGTGTTGGTGGATACCCACGTGGAAGGATTATAGAAATATATGGTCCGGAATCAAGTGGTAAAACCACGATAGCACTACATGCGATTGCTTCCGTCCAAAAACAAGGAGGCATTGCAGCATTTGTCGATGCAGAACACGCGCTCGATTTGAATTACGCAAGAAACCTCGGAATAAACCTTTCCGAACTTCTGATTTCTCAACCGGACTACGGTGAACAAGCACTCGATATAGTCGACGAACTTGTTAGGAGTAACGCGGTGGACCTCATAGTTATAGACTCCGTTGCTGCACTTGTACCGCGTGCTGAAATAGAAGGAGCGATGGGAGATGCACAAATAGGTCTCCAAGCAAGGTTGATGTCACAGGCACTGAGAAAGCTCGCAGGTAATGTCAACAAATCCAAAACCGTAGTTATTTTCATCAACCAAACGCGTATGAAAATAGGCGTTATGTACGGAAACCCGGAAACAACAACTGGAGGAGTCGCATTAAAGTTCTACGCGACGATGAGAATGGAAGTCAGATCTTCCGGAAAGATAGTAGAAGGTAACGAGCACATAGGGAACGAAATAACGATTAAATTTGTTAAGAACAAAGTCGCGCCTCCATTTAAAACAACGACTGTGGATATAATCTATGGAAAAGGTATCGTTCGTGAAAACGAACTATTCAACATCGCAGTTAATGAAGGGCTCATAGACAGGCGCGGTAGTTGGTTTACATACGAAGCTCTTGATGGAAAAGAGCATTCGCTCGGACAAGGAAAGACAAATGCTGTGAGCTATCTTGTTGAACATCCGGAAATAGCAGATGAGATCGAAAAACGGATCCGTGAAAAATACTTTTCTAAACCAGTAGCTGAAGAAACAGAACTTACAGAAGGAACGAAGAATGCGGAGAAAGCGACAAAGTAA
- the thpR gene encoding RNA 2',3'-cyclic phosphodiesterase, with translation MRTFIAIDINPEIREVGQEIIDKLASIGFKATWTKPENLHLTLFFLGEMDEKAVDSMAHALQKRLQGFPSFSTSLSGFGYFKFKHSPRVLFLKLEPTKSLQRLFLEMKSELNKNKIKYDEQGNFVPHVTLGRVKEYPNDWEKLVEDIQTPKITLVVDGVTIYSSTLTPQGPIYKWVYKLKFEGGLMKNVR, from the coding sequence GTGAGGACGTTCATAGCTATAGACATAAATCCGGAGATACGAGAAGTAGGACAGGAAATCATTGACAAACTCGCTTCTATAGGATTCAAAGCCACGTGGACAAAACCAGAAAATCTTCATCTAACATTATTTTTCCTTGGAGAGATGGATGAAAAGGCTGTTGATTCAATGGCCCACGCACTTCAAAAAAGGTTACAAGGTTTTCCTTCGTTTAGCACGAGTTTGTCAGGTTTTGGTTATTTTAAATTCAAACATTCACCGAGGGTGCTGTTTTTGAAGCTTGAACCCACGAAGTCTTTGCAGAGGTTGTTCCTTGAAATGAAGTCTGAACTCAACAAGAACAAGATCAAATACGATGAACAAGGGAACTTTGTTCCACACGTTACGTTGGGCAGGGTAAAGGAATATCCGAACGATTGGGAGAAGCTCGTTGAAGATATCCAAACGCCGAAGATAACACTCGTAGTTGACGGGGTAACCATTTACAGCTCTACATTAACACCACAGGGTCCCATTTACAAATGGGTATATAAACTGAAATTTGAGGGAGGTTTGATGAAGAATGTCAGATGA
- the pgsA gene encoding CDP-diacylglycerol--glycerol-3-phosphate 3-phosphatidyltransferase, with product MSTSQKDSKNAHGNVIFNLPNTISWLRILSTIPIVLLMYLDNYIWAFLLFLLAALSDYIDGYFARKLGQVTKLGKVLDQMSDKILITSIFVVFVEVGMLPGWLVVILVFRDTLVSMVRMIASEAGNIIAANIFGKMKTVSQMILAISLFLEKLSFFQLERLLDKANTILIYFVAFVTVISGVLYTYQNREYLNR from the coding sequence TTGAGTACTTCTCAAAAGGATTCAAAAAATGCACACGGCAACGTTATTTTTAATTTGCCAAACACGATAAGCTGGTTGAGAATTCTTTCAACAATTCCAATCGTACTTTTAATGTACCTGGATAACTACATTTGGGCTTTTTTGCTCTTTCTACTCGCTGCTCTCAGTGATTATATAGACGGTTACTTCGCTAGAAAGTTGGGGCAAGTCACAAAGCTTGGCAAGGTGCTCGATCAAATGAGCGATAAGATTTTGATAACATCGATTTTTGTTGTTTTTGTAGAGGTTGGAATGCTTCCAGGCTGGTTAGTTGTTATTTTGGTTTTCCGTGACACCTTGGTTAGTATGGTGCGTATGATTGCATCGGAGGCTGGGAACATCATAGCTGCAAACATATTTGGAAAGATGAAAACGGTCTCTCAGATGATTTTGGCAATAAGTCTTTTCTTAGAAAAGCTGAGTTTTTTTCAACTGGAACGTCTGCTTGATAAGGCAAATACGATTTTGATATACTTCGTAGCTTTTGTTACCGTAATATCTGGTGTGCTCTATACCTACCAGAACCGAGAATATCTGAACCGATGA
- the rimO gene encoding 30S ribosomal protein S12 methylthiotransferase RimO, which yields MKLYIVVLGCPKNEADFSLFKHHIRQLGHEIVDDLDEADGVVVDTCGFILDAKQESIDTVLEFVEHKKKLEKEGKDFKIFVTGCLVQRYPKDLPVEIPEVDGWFGVLPPKVLADNLEKTKKYITDPIAVYDFEGRVDDDLPYAYVKIADGCDRACTFCTIPKFKGGFVSRKIEDIVREVEYLVSEGKKEIILVAQDTTGYGVDLYGKPMLPELLKRLNEVPGEFWIRVMYMHPDHVTDEILAGFSHEKVLKYFDIPVQHGSAKILKLMNRTKTPEELERLFEKIREMYPEAVLRTSIIIGFPGETAKDFEELLEFIRRIEFDKLGAFIYSDEEDAPSYKLSHKVRLSTAQKRLDQLMEAQAEISLLRNQRYVGKVINVLIDEEASGVLIGRGYMDAPEIDGNVFFKGSNKKGFVKVKITEADTYDLEGELV from the coding sequence TTGAAGTTATACATCGTTGTTTTGGGATGTCCCAAGAATGAGGCAGATTTTTCGTTGTTCAAGCACCACATTCGACAACTTGGACACGAAATTGTGGATGATTTAGATGAAGCAGACGGAGTAGTTGTTGATACGTGTGGGTTTATATTAGATGCCAAACAAGAGTCGATTGATACGGTTTTGGAGTTTGTTGAGCACAAAAAGAAGCTTGAGAAAGAAGGGAAGGATTTCAAAATCTTTGTTACTGGATGTCTGGTTCAAAGGTACCCTAAAGATTTGCCAGTGGAAATTCCGGAAGTTGACGGATGGTTTGGAGTTTTGCCACCCAAGGTTCTGGCAGATAACCTAGAAAAAACAAAAAAGTACATAACGGATCCTATAGCGGTATACGATTTTGAGGGAAGGGTTGATGACGACCTTCCGTACGCGTACGTAAAGATAGCCGATGGTTGTGATCGTGCATGTACGTTTTGTACCATACCAAAATTCAAGGGGGGTTTTGTAAGCAGAAAAATTGAAGACATAGTCAGAGAGGTTGAATACTTGGTTTCAGAAGGTAAGAAAGAGATTATCTTGGTAGCACAGGATACAACGGGATACGGGGTTGATCTGTACGGGAAGCCCATGCTTCCAGAGTTACTCAAGAGGTTAAACGAAGTACCTGGAGAATTTTGGATCAGGGTTATGTACATGCACCCAGATCACGTAACGGACGAAATCCTTGCTGGGTTTTCTCATGAAAAAGTACTCAAGTATTTCGACATCCCAGTCCAACACGGTAGTGCGAAGATTTTAAAACTGATGAACAGAACGAAAACACCTGAAGAACTCGAGAGATTGTTTGAGAAAATTAGGGAAATGTACCCTGAAGCTGTGCTTAGAACGTCGATAATTATAGGTTTTCCCGGAGAAACGGCCAAGGATTTTGAGGAACTTCTGGAGTTCATAAGGCGTATTGAATTTGACAAGCTCGGGGCCTTTATCTACTCAGACGAAGAAGATGCACCATCGTACAAATTGTCGCACAAAGTTCGACTTTCAACGGCTCAAAAAAGGTTGGACCAACTAATGGAAGCACAAGCGGAGATTTCGCTGCTTAGAAATCAAAGGTACGTGGGAAAAGTTATCAATGTGTTAATTGATGAAGAAGCAAGTGGCGTGCTTATAGGACGTGGGTACATGGATGCTCCCGAAATCGATGGTAACGTCTTTTTCAAAGGCAGCAACAAGAAAGGGTTTGTGAAAGTGAAAATTACAGAAGCTGATACATACGACCTGGAGGGAGAACTGGTTTGA
- a CDS encoding DUF4416 family protein has product MGKVKIVEPVNLVIFIFSAQLDYWFEVVKPDLIALFGPIDYISPELDFEKYTLYYNEEMGSGITGRLISFERLIHPSLLASIKVKTNELEAKHAVEGNRRFNLDPGYIHHMQFVLATTKMWPHRIYIGQGIYAEPTLMYINGKWKDYDFTYPNYKEEVYKAELSKIRDLYLEKRKEYLKSIMRTVRGKECKERGGRNS; this is encoded by the coding sequence ATGGGAAAAGTGAAAATTGTCGAACCGGTTAATTTAGTTATATTTATTTTTTCTGCTCAGCTTGATTATTGGTTTGAAGTTGTGAAACCGGATTTGATAGCACTTTTCGGACCGATAGACTACATCAGCCCGGAGCTGGACTTTGAGAAATATACGCTCTATTACAACGAAGAAATGGGCTCCGGAATAACAGGGAGGTTAATCAGCTTTGAGAGGTTGATTCATCCATCACTGCTGGCTTCGATAAAGGTTAAAACAAACGAATTGGAAGCTAAGCATGCAGTGGAAGGGAACAGGAGGTTCAACCTCGACCCTGGCTATATCCACCATATGCAGTTCGTTTTGGCAACCACCAAAATGTGGCCTCACAGGATATATATAGGTCAAGGGATATACGCAGAACCAACATTAATGTACATAAACGGTAAGTGGAAAGACTATGATTTTACTTACCCGAATTACAAAGAAGAGGTCTACAAAGCGGAACTTTCAAAAATTAGAGACCTGTATTTAGAGAAAAGGAAGGAATACCTAAAAAGCATCATGCGAACTGTTCGAGGTAAAGAATGTAAGGAACGAGGAGGGCGGAATTCTTGA